One Aegilops tauschii subsp. strangulata cultivar AL8/78 chromosome 7, Aet v6.0, whole genome shotgun sequence genomic window carries:
- the LOC109760532 gene encoding uncharacterized protein, whose amino-acid sequence MWIRRESRSKIDAGEVQQLYGATEKIHPGVDAQPEGEDCDDHKKKGQVFYPSDRPTEQLFYQASKCSEETTTTGFSQPKHILSDVNAAATGIGDGDEALF is encoded by the exons ATGTGGATCCGGCGAGAAAGCAGGTCCAAG ATTGATGCGGGAGAGGTGCAGCAGCTGTATGGTGCCACTGAGAAGATACACCCTGGGGTTGATGCACAGCCGGAAGGCGAGGACTGCGATGACCACAAAAAGAAGGGGCAGGTCTTCTATCCTTCAGACCGG CCAACAGAGCAGTTGTTCTACCAAGCAAGCAAATGCAGTGAAGAAACCACCACCACCGGTTTTTCACAGCCGAAG CACATACTCTCAGACGTGAACGCAGCGGCGACAGGAATAGGAGATGGCGACGAAGCATTGTTCTGA
- the LOC109760529 gene encoding ABC transporter G family member 14: protein MAPQELHDDDKHKEAPTSTCTPPSSNGNPSGAVHPTTSSPPSDASGHRPAAANSFPLVLKFEEVVYKVKVGQATEGWCTRVVSSACGGGAVTKKNKAAALPPREKTIISGMSGVVRPGEMLAMLGPSGSGKTTLLTALGGRHRHALLSGKITYNGQPFSGAVKRRTGFVTQHDVLYPHLTVSETLWYTALLRLPRALSAGEKRVQAEAVARELGLSKVAHSMVGGVRGVRGLSGGERKRVSIGLEMLVDPSLLLLDEPTSGLDSTTAARIVGTLRRMAAGGGRTVVVTIHQPSSRLYHMFDKVLLLSAEGRPIYYGRAADALSYFASVGFASPLSVNPADLMLDLANGILPETNGDGVPGGGSEGEQKEVRAKLADAYARHIAPAVKLDICSNEGASAGGTGQASRRRGASARVEWTAGWCAQFSVLLRRGLKERRHESFNKLRIFQVLSVAFLAGLLWWRTPAAHLQDRTALIFFFSVFWGFFPLYNAVFVFPLERPMLLKERSSGMYRLSSYFAARTAADLPMELGLPTAFVLILYWMGGLDPRPASFLLSLLVVLYSVLVAQSLGLAVGAVLMDVKQGTTLASVVTMVFLIAGGYYVQHIPPFIGWLKWLNYSFYCYRLLLGIQFRDGGALYDCGGGALCPVADFPAIKAVGLNNHWVDVCVMALLLVGYRVVAYLALDRLQPR from the exons ATGGCGCCTCAAGAATTGCATGATGATGATAAACACAAGGAGGCACCTACTTCTACTTGTACCCCGCCCAGCAGCAACGGCAACCCTTCCGGTGCCGTCCATCCCACCACCTCCAGCCCGCCGTCCGACGCCTCCGGCCACCGCCCAGCCGCCGCCAATTCCTTCCCTCTCGTCCTCAAG TTTGAGGAAGTGGTGTACAAGGTGAAGGTCGGGCAGGCGACGGAGGGATGGTGCACGAGGGTGGTGTCgtcggcgtgcggcggcggggcggtgacCAAGAAGAACAAGGCGGCGGCGTTGCCGCCGAGGGAGAAGACGATCATCAGCGGCATGTCGGGGGTGGTGCGGCCGGGGGAGATGCTGGCGATGCTGGGCCCGTCAGGGAGCGGCAAGACGACGCTGCTGACGGCGCTGGGAGGCCGGCACCGGCACGCGCTGCTGTCCGGGAAGATCACCTACAACGGGCAGCCCTTCTCCGGCGCCGTGAAGCGGCGCACGGGCTTCGTGACGCAGCACGACGTGCTGTACCCGCACCTGACCGTCTCCGAGACGCTGTGGTACACGGCGCTGCTCCGGCTTCCCCGCGCGCTGAGCGCCGGCGAGAAGCGCGTGCAGGCGGAGGCGGTGGCCCGGGAGCTAGGCCTCTCCAAGGTGGCACACAGCATGGTCGGCGGAGTGCGCGGCGTGCGCGGGCTGTCCGGCGGCGAGCGCAAGCGGGTGAGCATCGGGCTGGAGATGCTCGTGGACCCCAGCCTGCTGCTCCTGGACGAGCCCACCTCAGGGCTCGACTCCACCACGGCCGCAAGGATCGTCGGCACGCTCCGCCGCAtggccgccggcggcggccgcACGGTCGTGGTGACCATCCACCAGCCGTCGTCGCGGCTCTACCACATGTTCGACAAGGTGCTCCTGCTGTCCGCCGAGGGGCGGCCCATCTACTACGGCCGCGCCGCCGACGCGCTCTCCTACTTCGCCTCCGTCGGCTTCGCGTCGCCGCTGTCCGTCAACCCGGCCGACCTCATGCTCGACCTCGCCAACG GTATCTTGCCGGAGACGAACGGCGACGGCGTTCCTGGCGGCGGGAGCGAGGGCGAGCAGAAGGAGGTGAGGGCGAAGCTGGCGGACGCGTACGCGCGCCACATTGCGCCGGCGGTGAAGCTCGACATATGCTCCAACGAGGGGGCCAGCGCCGGCGGCACTGGGCAGGCGTCGCGGCGCCGGGGCGCCTCAGCTAGGGTGGAGTGGACGGCCGGGTGGTGCGCCCAGTTCTCGGTGCTCCTCCGGCGCGGGCTCAAGGAGCGCCGCCACGAGTCCTTCAACAAGCTCCGCATCTTCCAGGTGCTGAGCGTGGCCTTCCTCGCAGGCCTCCTGTGGTGGCGCACGCCCGCCGCACACCTGCAGGACCGCACCgcgctcatcttcttcttctccgtcttctggGGCTTCTTCCCGCTCTACaacgccgtcttcgtcttcccccTCGAGCGCCCCATGCTGCTCAAGGAGCGCTCCTCGGGGATGTACCGCCTCTCCTCCTATTTCGCTGCGCGCACCGCCGCCGACCTCCCCATGGAGCTCGGCCTGCCCACCGCCTTCGTCCTCATCCTCTACTGGATGGGCGGCCTCGACCCGCGCCCGGCCTCCTTCCTGCTCTCCCTCCTCGTCGTGCTCTACAGCGTGCTCGTGGCCCAGAGCCTCGGGCTCGCCGTCGGCGCCGTGCTCATGGACGTCAAGCAGGGCACCACGCTCGCCTCCGTCGTCACCATGGTCTTCCTCATCGCGGGCGGCTACTACGTGCAGCACATCCCGCCCTTCATCGGGTGGCTCAAGTGGCTCAACTACAGCTTCTACTGCTACCGGCTCCTCCTCGGCATCCAGTTCCGCGACGGCGGGGCCCTCTACgactgcggcggcggcgcacTCTGCCCTGTCGCCGACTTCCCCGCCATCAAGGCCGTCGGGCTCAACAACCACTGGGTGGACGTCTGCGTCATGGCGCTCCTCCTCGTCGGCTACCGAGTCGTCGCCTACCTTGCCTTGGACCGCCTGCAGCCGAGGTGA